The genomic DNA ATATGTAGGTTTACACGGTTGATTGCCATCAAGAGATATTATTGATTTAGGTTGGATTATCTACTCGCAAGGAGTTTATTGATTCTGAACAAGATTTATTTATTCTTGCATTTTGATAAACAGATCGGGAATAGTGCGTGTCGTAGATTAGATCTTGGAAAGGATCAACCATATGGACAAAATAGCTCTCATAGCGTTCATCGCCAAAGCACACAGACATACTTATGCGGCCCCAAAAGAAGTACGGAAACGACATTTATGCGAGATTCCGGTATCGCAAGGCCATACAGATCATGAGTATTCAGAGTGTGACTTGAGATATCATGATTCTTATGCGGGAAGTACTTGGGCTCCCGAAAGAGAGGTTGTCTTCTATAAAGAAGATCCTATCTGGTGTATGGCATATCAAGGACAAAATAATTCGGAGTATGGTGAACAGTTTTTTCAAGAACAGGCATTCCCTTTTCTAAAAAGAGCTTTAATGAATTTTGAGGATGATATTCCATTTCGGGGGCCAAGAGAGTTCTCTGAGGGTGATTTCAAGTATACTTTTGAAATGCATGGAGATTACGATTATTTCAAAGGCCAAGAGAGAATTTTCTACAAGGGAGACAGTGTCTTTTTTCAAGATGTTATGGGCTCGTTAATACGATAGGCGTGCTGTTATGGTCGCCAACTTCCCCTATCGTGTGGGCGCACGTCTATGTTAACATACACCTCCTTCTAACATTTTTCAACATAATTAGCCAAAACAAGAGATAATGCGAGAAAACACCAGACAAAAGGTTCAAGCTAAGTTGTTGCTGTTATTACCTGTTAGTATCTGGTGCTTTCTACTGTTTGGACCTATGTACAGGCTCATAACCCGAAGGTCAGGGATTCAAATCCTGCCCCCGCTACCAAACTTAAGCCCCTGAAGTTCAACGGCTTCGGGGGTTTTATTTTGAGTGGGATTTCCTTCCAGATAAGAGGGCAGAACCAATGAAGGGTTTTGCTAAACTCTAACTAAATGAAAC from Candidatus Zixiibacteriota bacterium includes the following:
- a CDS encoding DUF5680 domain-containing protein, which encodes MDKIALIAFIAKAHRHTYAAPKEVRKRHLCEIPVSQGHTDHEYSECDLRYHDSYAGSTWAPEREVVFYKEDPIWCMAYQGQNNSEYGEQFFQEQAFPFLKRALMNFEDDIPFRGPREFSEGDFKYTFEMHGDYDYFKGQERIFYKGDSVFFQDVMGSLIR